The Helicobacter cetorum MIT 00-7128 region TTGCTCAACTCCTGCTTTCTTAAGTTGCTCTGCAAAGAGTGCTCCTAGTTTTTTGGCATCTTCTTGAGTGTTTTTTAGCCCTAATTTTCTGCCATCTATATGTGCTAGTGTGTGTTGCTTAACATCATCAATGGCTTGAGCATAAAAATAGCGATTTGAGCGAAACACACTCACTCTTGGTCTTAATGCATCGCCAAAGAGCTTGCTTTTAATTCTTAATTTTCTGCGCTCTCTTAAGGCTTTCTTTTTATATAATGCTTTCGCGTTCATAGCTCTACCTTACTTATTTTTTAGCCGTTTTACCAGCTTTTCTAATAATCACTTCATCGCTGTATTTCACGCCCTTACCTTTATATGGCTCTGGCGGTCTGAAACTTCTAATTTCTGCAGCAACTTGTCCTACTTTTTGCTTATCACTTCCTTTAATGGTGATAACATTCTTCTCTACAGCAATCTCAATTCCCTCTGGAATAGGATATTTAACCGGATGGCTAAAGCCTAAGCTTAAATCTAAAACCTTACCACTTAAAGCGACTTTATAGCCCACTCCATTTACTTCTAAAGATTTGCTAAAGCCAGTGCTCAAACCAATAACAATATTATTGGCCAAAGCACCATAAGTCCCCCAATACGCTCTTGATTGTGCGTCTTCGCCTACAGGTTGAAAACTTAATTGGTTGTTTTCAAGCACAATTTTTACTCTAGCATGAGTTTCTAATTCTTGCTTTTCTTTGCTATTTTTAAAAAGTAACTTGCTCCCCTCAACATTAACTTGAACAGAGCTAGGGATTTCAATGATTCTTTTTCCAATTCTTGACATCTTTTAATCCTTTACCAAATACTGCAAAGCACTTCGCCACCGACATTTTGTCTGTAGGCCTCTTCGTTAGTGATAACACCCTTAGAAGTGCTTACTACAATCACGCCATAACCATTCTTAAAGCGCTTTAATTCACTTTTTTGCTTATATACACGACGACCGGGCTTACTTAAGCGCTTTACTTCGCTAATTTTTGAATGCCCTTTTTCATCATAAGCCAACTGCACAAAAATAGATTGTTTCTTATCTTTATCTTTGATATTGTAATCTTTAATAAAACCTTTTTCTTTGAAGATTTCTAAAATAGAAACTACAATTTTGGCATAATAGAGCTGAGTAACTTCTAAGCGACGCATAGAAGCATTTCTCAAGCGAGTTAATGAATCTGCAATTACATCATTTACCATATTTTATTCCTTACCAACTAGCTTTTCTAAGACCTGGGATTAAACCCTCATTGCCCATTTTTCTAAGGCATACTCTACAAAGTCCAAAATCTCTATAAACAGAGTGAGGTCTGCCACAGATTCTGCATCTTGTGTAAGCTCTTACCCCAAATTTTGGTTTTCTCTGAGCCTTTGCTATCATTGATTTTTTAGCCATATCTTAATCCCTTATCTTACTTTTGCAAAAGGCAATCCAAGCAACTCTAACAACTTGAATGCTTCTTTATCGCTATCTGTGGAAGTTACCATAGTGATATTCATACCATGACTTACCATAATATCATCATAAACTACTTCTGGGAAAATCAACTGCTCATTGATACCAAAAGTATAATTCCCACGCCCATCAAAGCCATTTCTTGAAATACCTCTAAAGTCTTTCACTCTTGGCAAAGAAATAACGATGAGTTTTTCTAAGAAATTATACATGCGCTTATTTCTTAAAGTAACCTTTGCTCCTACAGCCATACCTTCTCTAATTTTAAAACCTGCAACAGATTTTTTTGCTTTAGTAATCACGGCTTTTTGACCCGCAATTAGAGAAATAGTTTGAGCGATATTTTGCATAATTTTCATATCTTTTGAATGCATACCAGCACCCACACTAATAACAATCTTCTCTAATCTAGGTAAAAGCATAGGGTTTGTAATCCCTAATTCTTGTGCAAGCTTTGCTCGCACTTCATCTTGATAAAATTGTTTCAAACCAAACATAACAAGAGCTCCTTATGCTTTCTTCACATTAGAAATATGCATGGGCTTTTCTTTTTGAATAAAGCCCCCCTTAGGGTTATCATCAGTGGGCTTAATTGCTTTTTTTACCACTTTGCACCCTTCTACAATCACTTCAGAAGTCTTAGGAAACACCGCTAAAACCTTAGCGACCTTTCCCTTATCGTCTCCTGCAATGACTTTAACCATGTCGTCTTTTTTAATCTTGCACTTCATTATAAAACCTCCGGAGCTAAAGAGATGATTTTCATAAAATTAGCATAACGCACTTCTCTGCTCACTGGTCCAAAAATCCTTGTGCCAATAGGGTCTTTTTTGGCATCTAAGATTACGGCTGCATTATCATCAAAGCGCACTAAAGAACCATTTTTTCTTTGAATTTCTTTTTTAGTTCTAACAATAACTGCTTTTACTACTTGACCACGCTTTACCTTACCATTGGGAATAGCTTTTTTTACAGAAGCTACAATCACGCTACCTACGCTCGCATAGCGCTTATGACTTCCTCCCAATACTTTAATACACATAATTTCCTTAGCACCACTATTGTCTGCTACGGTTAATCTTGTAAAACTTTGTATCATAACCTTACACTCCCACTACTAAAATTTCTTTAAGCGTAAAAGATTTGGTCTTAGAAATAGGTCTGCACTCAATCGCACTTACCACATCTCCTACTTTTACTTGATTGTCTTGGTCATGAATAGTATATTTCTTAAACTTCTTAACAATCTTGCGGTATTTTGCATGCACTACTTTCCTCTCTACAAGGATAACAGCGCTCTTATCAGCTGATTTGCTGATAACCTTGCCTTGCACTAGCCTCTTATGTGGCTCTTTAGTATTCATAACTTTTACCCTTTTTTAACTAAACATTTGAAGATTGATGCGCATTAATAGCGGTATTAATGCGAGCAATATTTCTTCTAGCTTTCTTAATCTCGTTAGGATTACTCAATTGCATAGCCTTTAATTTAATGCGTAACTCAAAAAGTTCCGCTTTCTTAGCATGCAACAACTCTTTTAACTCCCCAATACTCTTGTCTTTTAACTCAGTATATTTCATTTTCACTCTCGCTAGTTACAATTTTAGTTTTAAAAGGGAGCTTGCTTTGAGCCAATGCTAAAGCTTCTCTAGCTAAACCTTCTTCAATGCCTAACATTTCATAAACGATTCTTCCAGGCTTAATATTCATTACCCATTTTTCTACAGAACCCTTACCTTTACCCATTCTAGTTTCTAAAGGTTTTGCTGTTAAAGGCTTATCTGGGAATACTCTAATCCAAACCTTACCTGCTCTTTTAATGTGTCTAGTCATAGCCACCCTTGCAGATTCAATTTGTCTTGAGTCAATTCTTCCATGCTCTATAGCTTTAATCGCAATATCTCCAAACGCAATGGAATTGCCACGATAAGCTTTACCACGATTGCGTCCTTTCATTTGCTTTCTATATTTTGTTCTTTTTGGCATTAACATAATTATTGCCTCCCTCTTCTACTTCTTCTAGGCTCTCTTTCTTCTCTAGCTTCTTCTTTCTTTTCAAATTGGATGCCCTTTTGTAAAACTTCCCCTTTGAAAATCCATACTTTTACGCCAATAATTCCATATACAGTCATTGCCTCTGCAAAACCATAATCAATCTTAGCTCTTAAAGTATGCAATGGAACACGCCCTTCCATATACCATTCTGTGCGAGCAATTTCAGCGCCGGCTAGACGACCAGAAACACGCACTTTAACACCTTTGGCACCAGATTTTAATGCACCTTGCATAACCTTTTTCATTGCACGGCGGAAAGCCACTCTTTTTTCTAATTGAGTTGCTACATTTTCTGCTGCTAATTGAGCATTAGCTTGTGGGCGTTTAACTTCTTTGATATTGATAGAAACTTCTTTTTTGATAAGCTTTTTTAAGCCCTCTTTAACTTTCTCAATATCTACACCTTTTTTTCCAATGATAAGTCCCGGGCGAGCTGCAACAACTGTAACACGCAACTTCTTAGCTGCTCTTTCAATTACAATTTCACTCACACCTGCATAGTAAAGCTCTTTTTTAAGGAACTTTCTAATTTGATAATCCTCATCAATATTAGATGGAGCAGTGCGAGCGCTAGGAAACCATCTAGAAGTCCAATTCCTATTGATACCTAATCTCAAACCTATCGGATTAACTTTTTGTCCCATACGCTACTCACCTTTTACTTTTGTTTTTTTATTGCTCTTAGAAGACTGCACAGACTCTTTAGCCTCTGCTACAACCACCAACACATGCGAAGTAGGTTTTCTAATCGCTGTGGCTCTACCCTTAGCTCTTGGCATAGAGCGTCTAAGCACAGGACCTGCATCAACTCTACAAGAGATAATTACAGCATTCTTAGCGTCTAATCCTCCATTAGCTACTGCAGAAGCAATTACTTTTGAAAGCACTCTAGCAGCCTTATTGGGAGTAAACTCTAAACTAGCAATCGCTAACTCAGCATTCATACCTTGAATTTGTCTAGCAATCAATCTTGCCTTAGTAGGAGATAATCGCACAAATTTTAATAATGCTCTACTCATTCTATCCCCTTACTTACCAATCTTCTTTTGGACACTACCCTTGTGTCCTTTAAAGGTTCTAGTAGGAGCAAACTCTCCTAACTTATAACCTACATGGTTTTCAGTAACATATACAGGAACAAAAACTCTTCCATTATGCACATTGTAGGTAAAACCAATCATTTCAGGCAAAATGGTGCTTCTTCTTGACCATGTTTTAATAGGGCGATTATCTTTACCCTCTTTTGCCTTAAGCGTCTTCTTCATCAAGTGGTCGTCTATAAAAGGACCTTTCTTAATTGACCTAGCCATTCTTTAACCCTTTATTTATGTTTCTTTCTAGAAATAATAAGCTTATCACTAGCTTTCTTGCGTCTAGTTTTATAGCCCTTAGCTGGAATACCCCAAGGTGATACAGGATGACCGCTTGTTCCTGTTTTACCTTCACCACCACCATGTGGGTGATCTACTGGGTTCATCGCACTACCACGAGTTTGTGGGCGAATCCCTCTATGACGATTGCGTCCTGCTTTACCAATAGAGACATTGATAAAATCTTCATTCCCTACCACGCCAATAGTTGCCATGCACTCACTCAAAATGTAGCGCATTTCAGAACTTGGCATTCTAAGGATAGTATATTTACCCTCTCTACCCATAATTTGAGCGCTCATACCCGCACTTCTTGCTAACTGACCGCCAGCTCCGGGGTGCATTTCAATGTTATGAACCACCGTTCCAATAGGAATGCTTTTTAATTTCATGGCAAAACCTACTTTAACATCTAGACCGCCCTCAGCAGCAATAATGCTATCTCCCACTTTCAATCCACTTGGTTGTAAAATATAGCGCTTATCACCATCAGGATAAACCACCAAAGCAATGCGTGAATTTCTATAAGGGTCGTATTCAATCGCAGAAACTTTACCCTCAATATTATACTTATTGCGCTTGAAATCAATAATACGATAAAGCTTTTTAGCTCCACGCTCTTTATGACGGCTTGTAATGCGTCCATTATTGTTTCTACCTGCAGTCGCTTTGAGCTTAGTTAATAAGCCTCTAACGCTACTTTTTGCTGTGATGTCTTTAGAGTCCAACACAGACATAAAACGCCTACTTGGCGTATAGGGCTTATAAGTCTTAATAGCCATGCGCTTTCTCCTTTCTACTAAGCACCAAGGGCTGCAATACTAGCGCCCTCTGGAACTTTTACATAAAATTTCTTAAATGATTTTCTTTGCCCAAGCTTGCCTCTAAAACGCTTGACTTTACCCTCTTGTTTCAAAGAATTGATTTTAAGGGGTTCAAAACCAAAATAAGTTTTAAACACTTCTTTGAGCTGATTCTTAGTAACATTTTGTGCTGTTTGCACTACTAAAACACCCTTCTCTTGCAATCCTAATGATTTCTCGGTGTA contains the following coding sequences:
- the rplR gene encoding 50S ribosomal protein L18, with protein sequence MNAKALYKKKALRERRKLRIKSKLFGDALRPRVSVFRSNRYFYAQAIDDVKQHTLAHIDGRKLGLKNTQEDAKKLGALFAEQLKKAGVEQVVYDRNGYLYHGVVATFAETLRENGIVL
- the rplF gene encoding 50S ribosomal protein L6, yielding MSRIGKRIIEIPSSVQVNVEGSKLLFKNSKEKQELETHARVKIVLENNQLSFQPVGEDAQSRAYWGTYGALANNIVIGLSTGFSKSLEVNGVGYKVALSGKVLDLSLGFSHPVKYPIPEGIEIAVEKNVITIKGSDKQKVGQVAAEIRSFRPPEPYKGKGVKYSDEVIIRKAGKTAKK
- the rpsH gene encoding 30S ribosomal protein S8, which translates into the protein MVNDVIADSLTRLRNASMRRLEVTQLYYAKIVVSILEIFKEKGFIKDYNIKDKDKKQSIFVQLAYDEKGHSKISEVKRLSKPGRRVYKQKSELKRFKNGYGVIVVSTSKGVITNEEAYRQNVGGEVLCSIW
- a CDS encoding type Z 30S ribosomal protein S14 — its product is MAKKSMIAKAQRKPKFGVRAYTRCRICGRPHSVYRDFGLCRVCLRKMGNEGLIPGLRKASW
- the rplE gene encoding 50S ribosomal protein L5, yielding MFGLKQFYQDEVRAKLAQELGITNPMLLPRLEKIVISVGAGMHSKDMKIMQNIAQTISLIAGQKAVITKAKKSVAGFKIREGMAVGAKVTLRNKRMYNFLEKLIVISLPRVKDFRGISRNGFDGRGNYTFGINEQLIFPEVVYDDIMVSHGMNITMVTSTDSDKEAFKLLELLGLPFAKVR
- the rplX gene encoding 50S ribosomal protein L24; amino-acid sequence: MKCKIKKDDMVKVIAGDDKGKVAKVLAVFPKTSEVIVEGCKVVKKAIKPTDDNPKGGFIQKEKPMHISNVKKA
- the rplN gene encoding 50S ribosomal protein L14, whose translation is MIQSFTRLTVADNSGAKEIMCIKVLGGSHKRYASVGSVIVASVKKAIPNGKVKRGQVVKAVIVRTKKEIQRKNGSLVRFDDNAAVILDAKKDPIGTRIFGPVSREVRYANFMKIISLAPEVL
- the rpsQ gene encoding 30S ribosomal protein S17 produces the protein MNTKEPHKRLVQGKVISKSADKSAVILVERKVVHAKYRKIVKKFKKYTIHDQDNQVKVGDVVSAIECRPISKTKSFTLKEILVVGV
- the rpmC gene encoding 50S ribosomal protein L29 translates to MKYTELKDKSIGELKELLHAKKAELFELRIKLKAMQLSNPNEIKKARRNIARINTAINAHQSSNV
- the rplP gene encoding 50S ribosomal protein L16; this translates as MLMPKRTKYRKQMKGRNRGKAYRGNSIAFGDIAIKAIEHGRIDSRQIESARVAMTRHIKRAGKVWIRVFPDKPLTAKPLETRMGKGKGSVEKWVMNIKPGRIVYEMLGIEEGLAREALALAQSKLPFKTKIVTSESENEIY
- the rpsC gene encoding 30S ribosomal protein S3; protein product: MGQKVNPIGLRLGINRNWTSRWFPSARTAPSNIDEDYQIRKFLKKELYYAGVSEIVIERAAKKLRVTVVAARPGLIIGKKGVDIEKVKEGLKKLIKKEVSINIKEVKRPQANAQLAAENVATQLEKRVAFRRAMKKVMQGALKSGAKGVKVRVSGRLAGAEIARTEWYMEGRVPLHTLRAKIDYGFAEAMTVYGIIGVKVWIFKGEVLQKGIQFEKKEEAREEREPRRSRRGRQ
- the rplV gene encoding 50S ribosomal protein L22, producing MSRALLKFVRLSPTKARLIARQIQGMNAELAIASLEFTPNKAARVLSKVIASAVANGGLDAKNAVIISCRVDAGPVLRRSMPRAKGRATAIRKPTSHVLVVVAEAKESVQSSKSNKKTKVKGE
- the rpsS gene encoding 30S ribosomal protein S19, which translates into the protein MARSIKKGPFIDDHLMKKTLKAKEGKDNRPIKTWSRRSTILPEMIGFTYNVHNGRVFVPVYVTENHVGYKLGEFAPTRTFKGHKGSVQKKIGK
- the rplB gene encoding 50S ribosomal protein L2, with protein sequence MAIKTYKPYTPSRRFMSVLDSKDITAKSSVRGLLTKLKATAGRNNNGRITSRHKERGAKKLYRIIDFKRNKYNIEGKVSAIEYDPYRNSRIALVVYPDGDKRYILQPSGLKVGDSIIAAEGGLDVKVGFAMKLKSIPIGTVVHNIEMHPGAGGQLARSAGMSAQIMGREGKYTILRMPSSEMRYILSECMATIGVVGNEDFINVSIGKAGRNRHRGIRPQTRGSAMNPVDHPHGGGEGKTGTSGHPVSPWGIPAKGYKTRRKKASDKLIISRKKHK
- a CDS encoding 50S ribosomal protein L23 — translated: MADIMDIKSILYTEKSLGLQEKGVLVVQTAQNVTKNQLKEVFKTYFGFEPLKINSLKQEGKVKRFRGKLGQRKSFKKFYVKVPEGASIAALGA